A single region of the Mesotoga sp. BH458_6_3_2_1 genome encodes:
- a CDS encoding DUF3343 domain-containing protein, whose protein sequence is MVDTRQLDALVTVSKKDILEALSLLRSGGLQAKIFPTPPNLFTGCSLSIAVASRDLDVISELLLEAEIEVLLTSYFVDNPVRSFYDKTWN, encoded by the coding sequence TTGGTTGACACTCGGCAACTGGATGCTTTGGTCACGGTTTCGAAAAAAGACATCCTTGAAGCTTTGTCACTGCTTAGAAGTGGCGGTTTGCAGGCAAAGATTTTTCCGACGCCACCCAATCTATTCACGGGATGTTCTCTTTCCATTGCGGTCGCCTCGAGAGACCTTGATGTAATTTCAGAACTCCTTTTGGAGGCAGAAATTGAGGTCTTGCTCACAAGTTACTTCGTTGATAATCCGGTAAGGTCCTTCTATGATAAAACTTGGAATTGA
- the ruvX gene encoding Holliday junction resolvase RuvX, whose protein sequence is MIKLGIDFGTSRIGLALQIEGVEIPLYSIDHAGYRKSLLEILKEKRIETVVVGLPISMSGRYSESTMRAVSFAEKVKKMFPGNVLLVDETLTTESARKMSVEIGIEFAKVRDVFSAMQILRNESSGKAVKWEVHNNRSVCRNLPELPSGSRVLFFKPKSGLIKGIDSLEKKPGVFVEDPQVFLSFFRKGLKPVNLIDDIDFSTYDIIVIACGEALDGMVHLNSRGPQVIECSWLNG, encoded by the coding sequence ATGATAAAACTTGGAATTGACTTTGGTACATCAAGAATAGGACTTGCCTTGCAGATAGAGGGAGTGGAGATCCCTCTATATTCGATAGATCACGCCGGCTACCGAAAATCTCTCCTTGAAATCTTGAAAGAGAAAAGAATCGAGACAGTTGTTGTTGGTCTGCCGATTTCAATGTCGGGCAGATACAGTGAATCGACTATGAGAGCAGTCTCATTTGCCGAGAAAGTGAAGAAGATGTTTCCTGGAAATGTACTGCTGGTTGATGAAACCCTTACAACTGAAAGTGCAAGAAAAATGTCCGTTGAGATTGGGATAGAGTTCGCGAAGGTAAGGGATGTTTTCAGCGCAATGCAGATTCTCAGGAATGAGTCCTCCGGGAAGGCTGTTAAATGGGAAGTACACAACAATAGAAGTGTATGCCGGAATTTGCCAGAACTTCCGTCAGGTAGCAGAGTGTTGTTTTTCAAACCGAAATCTGGACTGATAAAGGGAATAGACTCACTGGAGAAAAAGCCAGGGGTGTTTGTTGAAGACCCACAGGTCTTCCTTTCATTCTTCAGGAAAGGATTGAAGCCAGTAAACCTCATTGACGACATAGACTTTTCAACTTACGATATAATAGTAATCGCTTGTGGTGAAGCGCTCGATGGGATGGTTCATTTGAATTCAAGAGGACCGCAGGTTATTGAGTGCTCGTGGCTCAACGGATAG
- the recJ gene encoding single-stranded-DNA-specific exonuclease RecJ, which produces MRKEWLLLKPDDEAVNRLVEFMGIDQFLARLLVTRGIDNEVEAMKFLNPDKTVLHDSFLLRDMPLAVRTIIETRERKESIVIFGDYDVDGVTSTALLYLAMKRMGFDVSYYIPLRLEEGYGLSKDAIKDLRDQGHSLLITVDCGVTSFDEITYAKEIGFNVVVTDHHEVKDVLPPADAIINPKRPDDDYPFKGLAGVGVAFKLLVALNETLHCPIDPEDYLDIVALGTIADIVPLRDENRYIVREGTAKIQSSPLLGLKALLSYLRIPAENLTAQDIAFKIAPKLNAAGRMASAIVALELLISEDMDSAMNTASRLLKHNQNRQTIEAKIFDQTEKDLANTASFKDDFALVIDGDNWHLGVLGIVASRLVSIHNKPVFLIATNGSDGKGSARSPAGVSIISLLNEVSHLLREFGGHEMAAGFSIDKENISKFRAAINDAYIRLYGKKQPVFKIDVDDVLSLDSITSGILDKLELLRPFGHSNPEPRFLIKGLNIEKAKMFGSSSDHVKLILRSGDRKTLAIGYNMGTMFDDFKYVKPNLLKVDAIASVKSDSLYGLQSVKLSLSDAKLYIDPVFEEEVRDKNFVFEFIRDWKNQQPGSQGKTDVSSLIGELEKKLSHKCPEFLDISTRNPWGVFGNIRIKNPFLALKILKNYQQGKKTFIVSAINGTLAHTYYSLQHYLDSIKPVFANSLYRGRLDEPVVFVTLPFFVERFKEISEIAGEIIFDEPTYILSGIFKDHPDLEAFLKNVDKVLSISGFAGSVFYDDLKDFLSDRRISNIYKPSPIKRVGIIDNRGSRKKVEQVMSIVGHGENVAVIVDSPHKTVTLAKSMGSRLSHALQNGELIFYNYLLKDFQRSVIYSLVERQKIRVLITTPSSDGLGVTLGNSNIVFYSAPRNFLEVIDSVSTRPGEDSELFLNLSFNKADLISNTSEMDRLFPTVEELEAVYQDLKDVLPASERDIRKALSFEDGISKVFLSMLEEMNLLSIESGVWHSSSSSDLDTSQVKKTLRYREGVAEKRMTRWFATKLSTMTTRGLLRSLTNAEEVLKVG; this is translated from the coding sequence ATGAGAAAGGAGTGGCTTCTCCTAAAGCCCGATGATGAGGCCGTGAATAGACTGGTCGAATTCATGGGTATTGATCAATTTCTAGCAAGGTTATTAGTGACACGTGGAATCGATAATGAGGTTGAGGCGATGAAGTTTCTTAATCCTGACAAAACTGTTCTCCACGATTCCTTCCTTCTACGAGATATGCCGCTAGCCGTTCGGACAATCATTGAAACTAGAGAAAGAAAAGAGAGCATTGTAATCTTTGGTGATTACGACGTTGATGGAGTTACCAGTACGGCGCTCCTTTATCTTGCAATGAAAAGAATGGGGTTCGATGTTAGCTACTACATCCCCCTGAGGTTGGAAGAAGGATACGGTTTAAGTAAGGACGCAATCAAGGACCTGAGAGACCAGGGGCATAGCCTGCTAATAACCGTAGATTGCGGGGTTACTTCATTCGATGAGATAACATACGCAAAGGAGATAGGCTTCAATGTTGTTGTCACGGATCATCATGAAGTTAAGGATGTTCTCCCACCTGCCGATGCCATAATCAATCCGAAGAGACCGGACGATGATTATCCTTTCAAGGGACTTGCCGGGGTTGGCGTGGCCTTCAAACTGCTGGTGGCATTGAATGAGACCCTTCACTGCCCTATTGATCCGGAGGATTATCTGGACATTGTCGCGCTTGGAACTATCGCCGATATAGTCCCGCTCAGGGATGAGAACCGCTACATAGTCAGGGAAGGTACTGCCAAGATCCAGAGCAGTCCATTACTTGGTTTGAAGGCCCTTCTGTCATATCTTAGAATTCCAGCTGAGAATCTTACAGCGCAAGATATCGCTTTCAAGATCGCTCCGAAGCTTAATGCTGCGGGAAGAATGGCTTCCGCTATAGTTGCCTTGGAGCTTCTCATAAGCGAAGACATGGATTCGGCAATGAATACTGCCAGCCGTCTTCTGAAACACAACCAGAACCGACAGACTATAGAGGCAAAGATTTTTGATCAGACTGAAAAGGATCTCGCAAACACTGCAAGTTTCAAGGATGATTTTGCTCTAGTAATCGATGGAGATAACTGGCACTTAGGAGTACTAGGAATAGTGGCTTCAAGGCTTGTTTCAATTCATAATAAACCAGTTTTCCTAATTGCCACAAATGGTTCAGACGGTAAAGGTTCGGCCAGAAGTCCTGCAGGAGTAAGCATAATAAGTCTGTTGAATGAAGTTTCTCATTTGCTTAGAGAGTTTGGTGGACATGAAATGGCAGCTGGATTCAGCATTGACAAAGAGAACATATCAAAATTCAGAGCCGCGATAAACGATGCTTATATAAGGTTGTACGGAAAGAAACAACCTGTTTTCAAGATCGATGTCGATGATGTTCTGTCTCTTGATTCCATTACGTCAGGCATTCTTGATAAGCTCGAACTTCTGAGACCCTTTGGCCACTCTAATCCCGAGCCGAGATTCTTGATTAAAGGTCTCAACATAGAGAAGGCGAAGATGTTTGGCAGCAGCAGCGACCATGTGAAGCTAATTCTTCGCAGCGGTGATAGGAAGACTCTTGCAATCGGGTATAACATGGGCACCATGTTTGATGACTTCAAGTACGTGAAGCCGAATCTGTTGAAGGTTGATGCGATAGCCTCAGTGAAGAGCGACAGTCTTTACGGACTTCAAAGTGTTAAGCTTTCACTTTCAGACGCGAAATTATACATAGATCCGGTATTTGAAGAGGAAGTTAGAGACAAGAATTTCGTTTTTGAGTTCATTAGAGACTGGAAGAATCAGCAGCCTGGTTCACAAGGCAAGACAGATGTATCGTCACTAATTGGCGAACTAGAGAAGAAGCTGTCTCACAAGTGTCCGGAATTCTTGGATATCAGCACCAGAAATCCTTGGGGAGTGTTCGGCAATATCAGAATAAAGAATCCCTTCCTGGCTCTCAAGATTTTGAAGAACTATCAGCAGGGAAAGAAAACCTTCATAGTATCGGCCATCAACGGTACCTTGGCACACACTTATTATTCGCTGCAGCATTATTTAGATTCGATAAAGCCAGTCTTTGCAAACTCTCTTTACCGTGGTAGGCTGGATGAACCTGTGGTATTTGTTACGCTACCGTTCTTTGTCGAGAGATTCAAGGAAATTTCCGAGATCGCCGGCGAGATAATCTTTGACGAACCAACCTATATCCTCTCAGGTATCTTCAAAGATCACCCTGATCTTGAAGCATTTCTCAAAAACGTCGACAAGGTGCTTAGTATTTCCGGTTTCGCGGGAAGCGTCTTCTATGACGATTTGAAGGATTTTCTCTCGGACAGGAGGATATCCAATATATACAAACCCAGTCCCATAAAGAGAGTGGGCATAATCGACAACCGTGGCTCCAGAAAAAAAGTTGAGCAAGTTATGTCAATAGTTGGACATGGAGAGAACGTTGCTGTTATCGTTGATTCTCCGCACAAAACGGTAACTCTCGCAAAATCGATGGGTTCTAGGCTCTCTCATGCTCTTCAGAACGGTGAGCTGATCTTTTACAATTATCTTCTTAAGGATTTTCAGAGATCTGTCATCTATTCGCTAGTTGAGAGACAGAAGATAAGAGTTCTGATAACGACTCCTTCGAGCGATGGCCTGGGTGTCACCTTGGGCAACTCGAATATTGTATTCTACAGCGCGCCAAGAAATTTCCTCGAGGTCATTGATTCCGTATCAACCAGACCTGGCGAGGATTCTGAGCTGTTTCTGAATTTGTCTTTCAATAAGGCAGATCTTATTTCCAATACAAGTGAAATGGACAGGCTGTTTCCCACCGTTGAAGAACTGGAAGCTGTCTATCAGGATTTGAAGGATGTTCTGCCGGCTTCAGAAAGAGATATAAGAAAGGCGCTCAGCTTTGAAGACGGGATTTCGAAAGTCTTTCTGTCAATGTTGGAGGAGATGAATCTGCTAAGCATAGAAAGTGGCGTATGGCATAGCAGCTCAAGCTCAGATCTTGATACCTCTCAGGTTAAGAAGACCCTGAGATACAGAGAGGGAGTTGCTGAGAAGAGAATGACCAGATGGTTTGCAACCAAACTCTCAACCATGACCACAAGAGGCTTGCTAAGGAGTCTTACAAATGCAGAAGAGGTGCTGAAAGTTGGTTGA